The Propionispora hippei DSM 15287 genome includes the window ATGCTTGACCATAGCCAGATCGTGGGCAATAAAGAGATAAGTGAGACCCAGGTCGGCTTGCAGCCGCTCCAATAAATTGACGATTTGCGCCTGGATGGAAACATCCAGGGCCGAGATGGGTTCGTCACATACGATAAAGCCGGGGTTGACCGCCAAAGCGCGGGCAATTCCAACCCGTTGACGCTGGCCGCCGCTGAACTCGTGGGGATACCGGTTCCGGTAACCGGCCGCCAGGCCAACCAGGGACAACAGCTCATCAATTCGTTCGGATCGCGCTTTCCCGGCAGCCAAACCATGGATGTCCAACGGTTCACCAATGATATCGCCAATAGTCATCCGCGGATTGAGCGAAGCATAGGGGTCCTGAAAAACCATCTGCATGTCGCGGCGCAGCTCTTTTTCCGAAGTATAGGCCGCGATATCCCTGCCTTTAAATAAGACTTGACCTGCCGTTGGGCGGTATAGCTGAAGCAGTGTCCGTCCGGCCGTCGATTTGCCGCAGCCGCTTTCTCCAACCAAACCGAGGGTTTCACCCTTAGACAAGGTAAAACTTATACCGTCCACTGCTTTGACGTAAGCGGCTGGTCGCCCCAGCCAATCTCTCCGGGCAGTGAAGTATTTCTTTAGATGCCTTACTTCCAGTAGTATTTCCTGTTCCTGCATAAATTCAATCACTCCCTGTCCGGCTTGGGCGCAGCGGGATGCTGCAGCCAGCAAGCGAGGCTGTGTTTCGCATGAAGCTTTATGGTTTCCGGATAGTCTTCAGTGCAGATTTGCATGGCCTGGGGACAGCGGGGATGGAATGGACAGCCGGCCGAGGGCTGTAACAGATTGGGCGGCTGCCCGTCGATGATGGCCAGCGGCTTTTTCTCATCGTTGTCCAGACGGGGAACCGCCGCTAACAGTCCTTTGGTATAAGGATGTTGAGGGTTGGCGAACAGCTCGGCCGTAGCTGCCGATTCAACGATCTTTCCGGCATACATAACATGGACCTGGCTGCATAGTTCGGCCACTGCGCCAAGGTCATGGGAAATAAAGAGAATCGCTGTGTTAAATTTGACTTGAAGCTCTCTGAGCAAATCCAGTATTTGGGCCTGCAAGGTCACATCCAGAGCTGTTGTCGGTTCGTCAGCCAGGAGCAAGCGGGGGTTGCAGGCGAGCGCCATTGCGATCATAGCCCGCTGCCGCATGCCGCCGCTAAACTGATGGGGATAGTTCCTGCTGCGTTCCCGCGCCGCAGGAATACCCACCACTTCCAGGAGTTCAACAACTCGTTCGGCGGCTTGCCGTTTACTCAGTTTTTGATGCAGTTCCAGGGATTCGGCAATTTGTCTTCCCACTGTGAGTACCGGATTCAGGGAGGTCATGGGGTCTTGAAAAATCATGCTGATTGTATTGCCGCGAATTTTTTCCAAGGCTGTTTCCGGCAATTGCAGCAAATCGGTGCCGGCAAAATCGATCTTGCCGGAGGCATAGCGTCCGGGCGGCCTGGTAATTAACTGCATGATGGCATGGGCCGTAACGCTTTTGCCGCAGCCTGATTCGCCGACCAGGCCGACGGCCTCGCCGGGCAGCATGGTTAAGGAAATACCGCGGACGGCCTGAACTTGGCCGGCATAAGTATCAAAAGCTACAGCCAAATTGTCAATAGTGAGCAGGGGTTGCATAAGAGGTCCCTCCTTAGGGGCTGTTTTCAAACTAACGGAATGAGCCATGGCGAGTGATTTTTGCGCCAGACAAGGCATACCCTAAAGGGCACGCGAAATTTTGCGAGAATAGTGGCTCCCTATTTCAAAAAAATTAACGAAGTATGGCACAAAAAGCGCCGGCAGGGAACGTTTCGGATAGTTTGAAACCATTCACTATCGCCTTACGCGGGGATCAAGAGCATCCCGCAGGCCATCGCCGAGAAAATTAAAGGCCAGCATGGTTAGGCAAATGGCCAGGGAAGGGAAAAGAAGCTGGAACGGATAGGAACGCAGGCTGGTAACCCCGTCGGAAGCCAACACGCCCCAGCTTGCCAGCGGGGCAGCTACACCAAGCCCGATGAAGCTTAAAAAGGCCTCTGTGAAGATAGCCTCCGGTATGGTCAGCGTCATGGTGATAACGATAGGCCCCAGGCTGTTGGGCAGCAGGTGGCGCAGCAAAATGCGCCAGTGGCCGGCGCCCAGCGAGCGGGCCGCCAATACGTAATCTTGTTCTTTTAGCTGCAGGATTTGCCCCCGGACAATACGGGCCATATTCAGCCAGTAGGCAATGCCGAGCGCAATGAAAATATTGGTCAGCCCCGGCTTTAAGATGACCATCAGCAAAATAACATACAATAAGACTGGAATCCCGTACAGCACGTCGACAATGTGCATCATGATCCGGTCGATCCGTCCGCCGAAAAAGCCGGCAATGCCGCCGTACAAAACCCCCAGGGTCAGATTGATTAGGCTGGCGACAAAACCGATGGCCAGAGAGATGCGGGCGCCATAGAGTACCCGGATAAACAGGTCCCGGCCTAGACTGTCGGTGCCGAACCAATGGGCGGCGCTGGGCGGCTGATTGACCGCCTGGAGGTTCTGGTCGGAATAGCTGAGACTGGAAAAGCAAGGACCCAGGACGGCCAGCAGCAGGATGACGATGATGGCATACAGTCCGGCCATGGCCAGCTTGTTTTCTTTCAATCGATGCCAGGCAGTCTGCTCAGGCACCGGCAGAAGCAGGGGTGGCTGCCGGTCACGGGATAACGGTTTAAATAAGTCACTGCTCATTGGCATGGCTATTCCTCTCCTTTTGTAGTCAACTGTATCCGCGGATTTAAGAGCGGATAGATAAGATCGACCAGCAGGTTGAACAGGATAACCAGGGCGCTGTAAAATACGGTGATACCCAGAATGACGGTGTAATCCCTGTTGTAAATACTGGTGACAAAATGCCGTCCCAGACCGGGAATAGCAAAGATATTTTCAATAACGAAACTGCCTGTGATAATGGAGGCGGCCATCGGTCCGAGATAAGTTACCACCGGAATCAAGGCGTTTTTCAACGCATGACGGAATAAGATGGCTGTTTGGGATAATCCTTTGGCTTTCGCTGTCTTAATATAGTCCTGGGCCAGTACTTCCAGCAGGCTCGACCGGGTGAGGCGGGCAATAAAGGCTGCCGGCTGACTGGCCAGTGCCAAAGCCGGTAAAATCATATGGGCCGGTCCGTTCCAGAGTGCTGCAGGCAGCCATTGCAGCTTAATGGCAAACAGGTAAATCAACAGGGTGGCAAAGACGAAACCGGGGACAGATACGCCCAGCGTCGCCAGCAACATAGTCAGGTAGTCCTGCCAACTATTTTGGCGCAACGCAGCCACGGCACCGGCCGGAATGCCGAAGAGAACGGCCAAGACAATACTAAGACTGCCCAATTGCAGAGAGATCGGAAAGCTTTCCTGAATGATGGCATTGACCGTACGTCCTTCGTATTTAAATGAAGGACCTAAATCAAATGAGGCCAAATGGACGACGTAATCCCGGTATTGCTGCCATAAGGGGTCGTTGAGACGATACCGCTCTTCAATATTTTTTTTCACCGTCGGCGAAAGGTTCTTTTCGCCGGTAAAAGGGCCGCCGGGGATGGAATGCATTAAAAGAAAGGTAATGGTTACAATGGCCAGCAGGACTACCAGGGAGCTGAGTAGACGATGTAGAATGTAACGCAGCAAAAACAAGTCACTCCTTTTCTAAAACGAAAGAGGTATACTCGCTGTATACCTCTTTCGTCCAACGGTATCGGATCTGTTGCCATATATGCTTTCAATAAAAGCCACCGGGTATGCGTCCGGCAGGCAGCAGAAAAAAGCGGTATTATAAGAATAAAAGGATATTCGTTGAAAAAAGGACAAAGTCCTGCTCCTTGGGTGGAATAATGGGTATATCCTGTAGAATCTTCGGCCTGAGAGTATGTTTACGTATCCACGTATTCTTCACAATAGGGTGTCTAGGACGCTGCTTTATGAACCTGCCGGTGCCGGCCGGCAGGGTGAGCGGATTTTTTGCCTGGCAGGGAAGTAAAGTCGCAGGAATACTTGGACTATTCCCGGTTTTTTGCTGACCTAGTCTGAAGGAAAGAACTGTCACGATGACAGTGTGCGTAAATTCGTGGTTCTTAAGTGAAATATTGTGCAATATTTGTTGTTGACGGCCGTAGC containing:
- a CDS encoding ABC transporter ATP-binding protein, which encodes MQEQEILLEVRHLKKYFTARRDWLGRPAAYVKAVDGISFTLSKGETLGLVGESGCGKSTAGRTLLQLYRPTAGQVLFKGRDIAAYTSEKELRRDMQMVFQDPYASLNPRMTIGDIIGEPLDIHGLAAGKARSERIDELLSLVGLAAGYRNRYPHEFSGGQRQRVGIARALAVNPGFIVCDEPISALDVSIQAQIVNLLERLQADLGLTYLFIAHDLAMVKHMSSRIAVMYLGKLVELAPSSELYKRPQHPYTQALLSAIPKLASSIAGQRLRLSGEIPSPVNPPPGCRFHTRCRHAMPVCRQQEPVLTELIAGHFTACHLYKLN
- a CDS encoding ABC transporter ATP-binding protein produces the protein MQPLLTIDNLAVAFDTYAGQVQAVRGISLTMLPGEAVGLVGESGCGKSVTAHAIMQLITRPPGRYASGKIDFAGTDLLQLPETALEKIRGNTISMIFQDPMTSLNPVLTVGRQIAESLELHQKLSKRQAAERVVELLEVVGIPAARERSRNYPHQFSGGMRQRAMIAMALACNPRLLLADEPTTALDVTLQAQILDLLRELQVKFNTAILFISHDLGAVAELCSQVHVMYAGKIVESAATAELFANPQHPYTKGLLAAVPRLDNDEKKPLAIIDGQPPNLLQPSAGCPFHPRCPQAMQICTEDYPETIKLHAKHSLACWLQHPAAPKPDRE
- a CDS encoding ABC transporter permease, producing the protein MPMSSDLFKPLSRDRQPPLLLPVPEQTAWHRLKENKLAMAGLYAIIVILLLAVLGPCFSSLSYSDQNLQAVNQPPSAAHWFGTDSLGRDLFIRVLYGARISLAIGFVASLINLTLGVLYGGIAGFFGGRIDRIMMHIVDVLYGIPVLLYVILLMVILKPGLTNIFIALGIAYWLNMARIVRGQILQLKEQDYVLAARSLGAGHWRILLRHLLPNSLGPIVITMTLTIPEAIFTEAFLSFIGLGVAAPLASWGVLASDGVTSLRSYPFQLLFPSLAICLTMLAFNFLGDGLRDALDPRVRR
- a CDS encoding ABC transporter permease, whose amino-acid sequence is MLRYILHRLLSSLVVLLAIVTITFLLMHSIPGGPFTGEKNLSPTVKKNIEERYRLNDPLWQQYRDYVVHLASFDLGPSFKYEGRTVNAIIQESFPISLQLGSLSIVLAVLFGIPAGAVAALRQNSWQDYLTMLLATLGVSVPGFVFATLLIYLFAIKLQWLPAALWNGPAHMILPALALASQPAAFIARLTRSSLLEVLAQDYIKTAKAKGLSQTAILFRHALKNALIPVVTYLGPMAASIITGSFVIENIFAIPGLGRHFVTSIYNRDYTVILGITVFYSALVILFNLLVDLIYPLLNPRIQLTTKGEE